ACTCGGGTTCCCGCGATGGCGGCTGCCGCGACCGCCTCGTTCACCAGTGCGGACTTCCCGATCCCGGCCTCACCCTGAATGAGAATCCCACTGCGATCCTCGGGTCCGTCGACGAGTGCACGCAGGTCCTTCAGCTCGGCTTCCCGCCCGAACAGCGGCATGGTGCGCACTCCTTCTCCGGCTCGGTCCCGATGGCGGGTCCCGGTGCGACCCTACCGAAGCGGGGTCACCGTGGACGGCGTCGAGCGCGCGGCTGTTATGGTCGACGGACAGTAATCGGAGCGAGGAAGTTCGAACATGGCGGGTGAACTCGACATCTCGGGATAACTCCCGGGTCTGACGGCCACCGGTAGGCGCTATCCGAGCGCCGCCGTCGTGGCCATTTCGTCGTTTCACCATCCTTCCTCGCGCGGCGCCGGTTTCGCGCGCCCGCACGACCTTCGAGGTAACAGCCATGTCCGATGCCTACATCGTTTGCTCGAACCTGTCGTTCTCCTGGCCGGACGACACCCCGGTCTTCGACGAACTGTCCTTCAGCGTGCCCGGCGGCCGGACCGGGTTGGTGGCTCCCAACGGCGCCGGAAAGAGCACCCTGCTGCGCCTGATCGCCGGTGAGCTACGGCCCCGCGGCGGCAGCGTGTCGGTCGAGGGGGTACTCGGATACCTCCCCCAGAACCTGCCGCTGACCGGCGATCTGACCGTCGCCGAGGTGCTCGGCATCGCCCCCGTGCTCGCGGCGCTGAACGCCATCGAGGCCGGGGACACCAGCGAGGAGCATTTCGCCACCATCGGCTCCGAGTGGGACATCGAGGAGCGCACCCGCGCCCAGCTGGAACGACTCGGCCTCGGCCACCTGTCCCCCACCAGGCGTCTGCACACGCTCAGTGGCGGGCAGGTCGTCGCACTGGGCCTCGCGGCGCAACTACTGCGCAGGCCGGAGGTGCTGGTACTCGACGAACCGACCAACAACCTCGACCTCGACGCCCGCCACCGGCTCTACGACCTGCTGGCGGACTGGAACGGCTGCCTGCTCCTGGTCAGCCATGATCGCGCCCTGCTCGAACGCATGGACCGCATCGCCGAACTCGACCGTGGCGAAGTGCGGTTCTACGGCGGCAATTTCACCGACTACGAAGCCGCCGTTCGTGCCGCGCGCGAGGTCGCCGAGAAGAATGTCCGCAACGCCGAGCAGGAGCTCGAGCGCGAGAAGCGAGAGCTGCAACGGGCGCGCGAACGCGCGGCGCGCCGTGCGAGCAACGCCGCACGCAACCTGGGCAACGCGGGCTTGCCGAAGATCTTCGCGGGAACGATGAAACGCAACGCCCAACAGTCGGCCGGAAAGGCGAACGAGACGCACACCGCCCGCGTGGGAGCGGCGAAAAGTAGGCTGGACCAGGCCGAACGCGCGATGCGCGAGGAACAGAGAATCGTGCTGGAACTGCCCGGCACCGACGTTCCGGCCGGACGCACGGTCTTCGCCGGTGAGCGCATCCAGTTCCGCTACGAGCAGCGGACGGTCTTCACCGGCGTCGACCTGGTGATCCGAGGGCCCGAGAGAATCGCGGTGACCGGCCCGAACGGCGTGGGGAAATCGACGCTGTTGCGGATCGTTCACGGTGACCTGGCGGCCGACGGTGGTGTGATCACCCGCGCCGAGGGCCGAGTAGCCTATCTCTCGCAACGGTTGGACCTGCTCGACCCCGAGCGGACAGTCGCGGAGAACTTGGCCGCGTTCGCGAAGACCATGCCCGAGGCCCAGCGGATGAATCTGCTGGCCCGCTTCCTGTTTCGTGGCTCGCGCGTCCATCTGCCGGTAGGCGCGCTCTCCGGTGGCGAGCGCCTGCGGGCCACGCTCGCCTGTATCTTGTTCGCCGAGCCTGCTCCGCAACTGTTGCTGCTCGACGAACCGACCAACAATCTCGACTTGACCGGTGTCGGCCAGCTGGAGAGTGCGCTGAACGCCTACCGGGGCGCCTTCGTGGTCGTCAGCCACGATGAACGCTTCCTCACCGAGGTCGGGGTGCAGCGCTGGCTGCGATTGTCCGAAGACGGGCTCCGCGAAGTCACCGCGCCCGGGCCGATCATCTGAACCGGCGAGATACGCAGCCGCTCGCCACGGGCAGGCGGCTGCGTATCTCCCCCAGGCGGCTTCGGGCGGGTCAGGCTCCCACCACTTCGCTCGGCGCGCCCTCGGCGGTCGCCACGGTGGCCACGGCAGCCCGCTCGGCCTCCTCGACGGTGCACCGGCCGAGCCCGCAGGCCGTCGCCACACCGTACGCGGCCCGCCCCGTGGCTGCTTCGAACAAGGCAAGGCCGCGGATACTGTCTTGCGCTCCCGTCGGCGACACGACCCCGGCGATCACGCGCCAGTCCGGGTCCAGCCGGCGCAACGGCCGGTAGAAGGCCGGGTCCAGCGGGGCCGGATGAGCACCGTAAGCGCACGGAATGTGCGCCGGTGGCAGCGGCACCGCGCGAGCGCGCAGGATTCGTGCGACGGCGTTCAACAGCTCGACCGCAGGCGCGAGGTTACGCGGCGCGAGCAACTCTTTGTGCTGGTAGTCGCCGTAGCAGAGGTGCAGAGTGGTCTGTGCGCCGATGCCGTGCGCCCGCGCGAGGAAGTCGGCCAACTGCCGCGCGACCAGCCGACCGACCGGAGCCCGCACCCCGAACCGCGCCGCCTTCACGAGTGCGAGCTGAGCGATCGGCGACTCGACCTGCCAGGTGATCACGTCGCCGTGATCCGCGACGACCTGGGCCATCTCGGCCAGCACGGCCTCGACGAAAACCGGCAGGTTGCGCAGCGCGGGAAGCACCGTCGGGAAGTGGCGCAGCGCGCGGCCGAGCGGAAGTCCGTCGGCCACCGCGGCGCCGCCGAACACGAACAGCGCCAGGTCGAGCGGATTCGGTTGACTGATCTGCAATCTCGTGTCGGCGAGTTCCGGGTGCCGATCCCGCAGCGCGCGAAAGGCCGCCACGACCGGGCCGATGCGGTCGACGCGGTCCATCGCCACGTGGCGAGGTTCGAGGATGGCGCCCCGGCGTAGGCCGTAGACGCGCATGTCGGCGTAGTCGGCGAAGTCACCACTGCGCACCACTTCGAAAACGTCGTCGTGTTCCTCCCGCGCCCGCAGGTAGTCCACGACCCAGCTGGGATCCAGATCCCGCGGTACACCGGTGAGCCGGTGGCCTCGGCTGCGCCGAACGAACCATTCCAGGACGTCACTGTCGTCGGTCGTCAATGCCGCGGGCAAGCTGCCCACGAAGTGCACCAGTCGCGTCATCGCCTGTCCAACACGTAGTTCTCCCGAACGGATCAGCCGTTCACCCGCTCGAAGCCCGAATCCGACGGCTCCCAAGCAGGATAGGCCGATCGATAGCCAGGAGTTCGCCACTACTGGGAACGTCGCGAGGCCCCTCGGATCGGCCGCTCGACGCCGTCCGCGCCTCGCGCTGCGGGCCGCGCCCGGCGTCGCCTACCTTTCCGGTGCGACCCATACCGTTCAGGCGCTGCGCCGCCGCTCGTCCATGAGCACCGCCGACCGCTGCGGCCGGTGCTCACCACCGAGCGCGCGGATGTCGTTTCATCGCGGCAGCACCGGCCAGTTCAGCTCCGTGCGCAACTGCGCGGGATCCATATCCGGTGCGGGCCGGGTGAGGTAGCCGGAATGAACGGCGGCGCCACGATCAAGATCAGCGCGGCGCCCGCGATCCATCGGTACGCGTGCCGGAAGCCCGGCTGGGCGCCGACACTCGTCTCCATCAGGAGCGCGACCATCGCGATGCCGAACCGGCAAGTTCAATCTAATGTGCGTGCTAGTCTATCGCAGATCAGTTCATGAAACTGAACCAGCCAGGAAAGACGCTGCGCCGGGTGCGCTACACTGCGAAAGTGGCAGAGGTGACATCGCCGGCCGCGCAGAGGGCTTCGCGCGGGCGGATCGACAAGCGGCAGGCGATACTCGACGCGGCGTTCGTGGTATTCGCGCGCCGGGGTTACGCGCAGGCGTGCGTCCAGGAGATCGCCGAGGAGGCCGGCGTCGCCAAGCCGACGATCTACAACCACCTCAACGACAAGGAGACGTTGTTCCGGCACGCGCTGACGGCCGCCGGCGACGCGGTGCTGGCCGAGAATCTGTCGGTGGTGGACCGGTTGCGCAATCCGGGCTCCGACTTACGCGCCACCTTGGCAGACGTGGCGTACCGGCTGATCCGGGCGTGCTGCGCCGAGCGATCCCGATCGCTGCGATGGCTGACCTACGGTCAGGTCGCGCAGTTCCCCGATTTGATCGACATCGTTGTCGGCCGCACGTCCGACCAACTGGCCGAAGCACTCGCCGACCGGCTGGCGCGCCTGTCGCTGTCCGGCCGCCTGCGCGCGTGCGACCCGGCGACCGCCGCGGAACAGTTCCTCGTGCTGATTACCGGCCCGATGGAAGGCCGTTCGCGGCTGGGCACCCGCAAGGTCTCCACCGCCGAGATGCACGCGGTGGCCACAGCGGCGGTCGATACCTTCCTGCGCGCCTACGAAGCGCCGGAAACCGGCTGAGCCCGCGCCGTTTCGCTTCGATGTGATCGCTCTCGCAAACCGGGCCGTCCGGACCCGGAGTGCGGCGGATCGCACCAGATCCGGTCACCCCGGACAGCACCGTTCCACCTTGGGGTGACCGCCCCTACGCCCGAGGCGTGCGTACCGCACGGCGGGATCTCGTCCGCGCGGCCGTCGGAACCAATTCGTTCACCGCCTGTCGCCGTTGGCGACCTTCCGGACGAGGACCAAGCGCACTTCTCGACATAAGGTACCGACTCGAAGCCCACCACACAGGCCGCGCGATCACCCCGTGGTGTCACATCCACCGACACTGCGAAATTCCATTCCGCGCAGGTCACGGAGGTGGGCAAATCGACCGCGCAGCAACATGATCCGCCACTCAGAACCGTCGCCCGGAGTTGGCCGGGGTGGAGACCAGCCCACCGGCAGGATAACTCTGGGTAAACGGCTCGTGGGGCGCGAAGGGCCCCCGTATCCTGAATCCGTAGGGAAAGAGGGGTGATGACCGGACGACAAAGCCCATCCCCGCCTACCTCAGACCTTCCACCTTCCCAGCCTCGGCTTCGATGAGCTGGCGAAATTTACTCCCCCGCAACGGTTCCCACGAATGGCGCGATGTCGGCACCCTCCGACGCCCGCCGTTCGCGCCGCGCGCCTGCGGTCAGCCGAAGTCGTGTCATGCGGGGAATTTGGCAACCCTTCAGCAACGCAGCTGCCCGAAGTCGTACGGTTGCCAAATAGCCTGTGACTATTGAGCTTTCGCTATGAATTGCTACAATCGGACCGTGCACCGTTAGCCTAGCTAATCAGCGGCAATATTTTTCCGGGCGCGCCGAAGACCGCGGCTCGCCCCGGGGGTTCTTCCGTCGCTGAAGCGGGCGCACGATCCTTGTCGGCAGTTCCAGGGAGTTCGCTATGGACAATCCACACGTTCTGGTCATCGGCGGCGGCCCAGCCGGGTCGACCACCGCAGCCCTGCTCGCCAAATCGGGGGTCCGGGTGACCCTCCTGGAACGAGATAAGTTCCCGCGCTACCACATCGGCGAGAGCCTCTTGGCGTCCGTCCTCTCCACCCTGCGCCTCTCCGGCGCCTACGACGCGGTGGCCGCGCACGGCTTCCAGATCAAACGGGGCGGCCACTTCCAGTGGCAGAACGACGACTGGCTGCTGGACTGGTCCAAGCTGGTGGACGCGGAAGCCTGGTCCTGGCAGGTGCAACGCGACGTCTTCGACGAATTGCTGCTGCGCAACGCCGCCGAGCAGGGCGCGCAGGTGATCGAGCAGGCCACGGTCACCAACGTCCTTTTCGAGGACGACCGGCCCACCGCCGTCGAATGGACCGTCGACGGTGACGACCGGACCCACACCACCGAGTTCGATTTCCTCGTCGACGCCTCGGGGCGGGCCGGCGTACTCGCCAAACACCAGGTCATCGATCGCCAGCAGCATCCGGCTTTCCGCAACGTGGCCGTCTGGTCGTATTGGGAAGGCGCACAACTACATCCGGACAGTCCGGAAGGCGCCATCAACGTGGTGTCCACGCCCGAGGGCGGCTGGTTCTGGAACATTCCGCTCTCGGACGGCCGCCACAGCGTCGGCTACGTCGTCTCCGCGCGCAAAGCCGCTCCGAAGCTTCGGGAACAAGGTCGAGAGGCGTACTACCTGGAGACCATCGGCGACAGCGCGGCGATGGGCAAGCTGCTCGCCGGTGCGCGACGGGTCGCGGAGGTCAAGGCGGAGCAGGACTACTCCTACAGCTCCGACCGGTTCTGCGGCCCCGGCTGGGTCGTCGTCGGCGACGCGGCGTGTTTCCTCGATCCGCTGTTGTCCAGCGGCGTGCATCTGGCGACGTACTCGGGCCTGGTCGCCGCGGCGGCGATCGCGACGATCCTGCGCGGCGAACTGAGCGAGTCCGACGCCCTCGGCTTCTATGAGCACGCGTATCGCCGGGCCTACACGCGATTCCTGGTCCTGGTTTCGCGCATGTACGAGCAGTACGTCGGCTCGGAGGAATACTTCGCGCACGCGGGCACCCTGACGACCGGGCACAGCGGCGACACCAAGCAGGCTCAGTTCACCGAGATCATGGCAGGTCTCACCGACATGGACGAGTCATCGGGAGTGCAAGAGCGCACCGCGACCGAG
Above is a genomic segment from Nocardia sputorum containing:
- a CDS encoding NAD(P)/FAD-dependent oxidoreductase is translated as MDNPHVLVIGGGPAGSTTAALLAKSGVRVTLLERDKFPRYHIGESLLASVLSTLRLSGAYDAVAAHGFQIKRGGHFQWQNDDWLLDWSKLVDAEAWSWQVQRDVFDELLLRNAAEQGAQVIEQATVTNVLFEDDRPTAVEWTVDGDDRTHTTEFDFLVDASGRAGVLAKHQVIDRQQHPAFRNVAVWSYWEGAQLHPDSPEGAINVVSTPEGGWFWNIPLSDGRHSVGYVVSARKAAPKLREQGREAYYLETIGDSAAMGKLLAGARRVAEVKAEQDYSYSSDRFCGPGWVVVGDAACFLDPLLSSGVHLATYSGLVAAAAIATILRGELSESDALGFYEHAYRRAYTRFLVLVSRMYEQYVGSEEYFAHAGTLTTGHSGDTKQAQFTEIMAGLTDMDESSGVQERTATETIMSAAERLHAESANLEYMGHLDMSVVWDHWRDPLADTTTEQLRITTDPVLGLTGRPRTDAEVAAVARPVLPPTAAGATTS
- the abc-f gene encoding ribosomal protection-like ABC-F family protein, producing MSDAYIVCSNLSFSWPDDTPVFDELSFSVPGGRTGLVAPNGAGKSTLLRLIAGELRPRGGSVSVEGVLGYLPQNLPLTGDLTVAEVLGIAPVLAALNAIEAGDTSEEHFATIGSEWDIEERTRAQLERLGLGHLSPTRRLHTLSGGQVVALGLAAQLLRRPEVLVLDEPTNNLDLDARHRLYDLLADWNGCLLLVSHDRALLERMDRIAELDRGEVRFYGGNFTDYEAAVRAAREVAEKNVRNAEQELEREKRELQRARERAARRASNAARNLGNAGLPKIFAGTMKRNAQQSAGKANETHTARVGAAKSRLDQAERAMREEQRIVLELPGTDVPAGRTVFAGERIQFRYEQRTVFTGVDLVIRGPERIAVTGPNGVGKSTLLRIVHGDLAADGGVITRAEGRVAYLSQRLDLLDPERTVAENLAAFAKTMPEAQRMNLLARFLFRGSRVHLPVGALSGGERLRATLACILFAEPAPQLLLLDEPTNNLDLTGVGQLESALNAYRGAFVVVSHDERFLTEVGVQRWLRLSEDGLREVTAPGPII
- a CDS encoding TetR/AcrR family transcriptional regulator is translated as MAEVTSPAAQRASRGRIDKRQAILDAAFVVFARRGYAQACVQEIAEEAGVAKPTIYNHLNDKETLFRHALTAAGDAVLAENLSVVDRLRNPGSDLRATLADVAYRLIRACCAERSRSLRWLTYGQVAQFPDLIDIVVGRTSDQLAEALADRLARLSLSGRLRACDPATAAEQFLVLITGPMEGRSRLGTRKVSTAEMHAVATAAVDTFLRAYEAPETG